In a single window of the Cucumis melo cultivar AY chromosome 11, USDA_Cmelo_AY_1.0, whole genome shotgun sequence genome:
- the LOC103497361 gene encoding soyasapogenol B glucuronide galactosyltransferase-like isoform X2: MTMSKVFQVFLMLQPQLRGLIHEMRPDCIISDVFYPWTSDVAAELGIPRLAFNGSSYFGYCAEQCMKEHKPHLEVESNNEKFKLPGLPDVVEMMRSELPSWIAREDDFSRLLDVIRESEKRCYGMLMNSFYELEGSYEEHLNKIIGIKTWSIGPVSLLANKEIEDKESRGGNPNIQTTNLLQWLNEKEPNSVLYINFGSLVQMNPNQLTEIAHAIQESSQNFIWVIKKNSKDDDEDDIVNKGLPKGFEERMSKTKKGLIIKGWAPQLMILEHKSVGGFLTHCGWNSILEGISSGLPMITWPLFAEQFYNEKLLVEVVKIGVGVGSKKWWYLGEEEQEIIKREEIGKAIAFLMGESVEALEMRKRAREMGEAAKTSVNCGGASHINLVSLFKELQETKLKRVVNGQKNT, encoded by the exons GATTGTATCATTTCCGACGTCTTTTACCCATGGACGAGTGACGTAGCAGCCGAGCTCGGAATCCCACGGCTTGCCTTCAACGGTTCGAGCTACTTCGGTTATTGTGCCGAACAATGTATGAAAGAGCATAAGCCACATCTTGAAGTTGAATCCAACAACGAAAAGTTCAAACTTCCGGGGTTGCCTGATGTTGTTGAAATGATGAGATCAGAGTTACCAAGTTGGATCGCTAGAGAAGATGATTTCTCACGATTGCTTGATGTCATTAGAGAATCAGAGAAACGATGCTATGGAATGTTGATGAATAGCTTTTATGAATTGGAAGGCTCATATGAAGAACACTTGAATAAG ATTATAGGGATCAAAACATGGAGCATAGGGCCAGTGTCATTGTTGGCAAACAAGGAAATTGAAGATAAAGAATCAAGAGGTGGAAACCCCAACATTCAAACCACCAACTTACTCCAATGGCTCAATGAGAAAGAACCAAATTCAGTTCTCTACATCAACTTCGGAAGCCTGGTTCAAATGAATCCTAACCAATTAACCGAAATCGCACATGCGATTCAAGAATCCAGTCAAAATTTCATATGGGTCATAAAAAAGAACAGCAAAGACGACGACGAGGACGACATAGTAAACAAAGGGTTACCAAAAGGGTTTGAGGAGAGAATGAGTAAAACCAAAAAGGGTTTGATAATAAAGGGATGGGCTCCACAATTGATGATATTAGAGCACAAAAGTGTTGGAGGGTTTCTGACTCATTGTGGTTGGAACTCAATTCTTGAAGGAATAAGTTCAGGATTACCAATGATCACATGGCCATTGTTTGCTGAACAATTTTACAATGAGAAGTTGCTGGTTGAAGTGGTGAAGATTGGAGTGGGAGTTGGGTCAAAGAAATGGTGGTATTTGGGAGAAGAAGAACAAGAGATTATTAAGAGGGAAGAGATTGGAAAGGCCATAGCTTTTTTGATGGGTGAAAGTGTTGAAGCTTTGGAAATGAGAAAGAGAGCCAGAGAAATGGGAGAGGCTGCAAAAACAAGTGTGAATTGTGGTGGTGCCTCTCATATCAACTTGGTTTCATTGTTTAAGGAACTTCAAGAAACGAAGCTTAAGAGAGTGGTAAATGGTCAGAAGAATACTTAG
- the LOC103497360 gene encoding GTP-binding protein At2g22870 has protein sequence MLLKNFSRLHTFPLASLFSPTLSPKPSPHSLSFSSRLVSSSNATAKSSISDSARFARTVLFIPPGVDADDISDEKILPGSNIVLGPYAGDSRVKEVEFVKSSGRARDCPKDNKPEFAILGRSNVGKSSLINALVRKKEVALTSKKPGKTQLINHFLVNKSWYIVDLPGYGFAKASETARMDWSSFTKGYFMNRDTLVAVLLLIDASVPPQKIDLDCANWLGRNNIPMTFVFTKCDKMKVSKGKRPDENIREFQQLIRQNYKVHPSWIMTSSVTGLGRDELLLHMSQLRNYWDQ, from the exons ATGTTACTAAAGAATTTCAGCCGCCTCCATACCTTTCCTCTCGCCTCTCTTTTTTCCCCAACACTCTCTCCAAAACCCTCTCctcactctctctctttctcatcCCGGCTTGTTTCCTCTTCCAACGCCACCGCCAAGTCATCAATCTCCGATTCTGCTCGATTCGCTCGCACGGTTCTGTTTATTCCTCCCGGAGTCGACGCCGATGATATCTCTGATGAAAAGATCCTTCCAGGTTCCAACATTGTGCTCGGCCCTTATGCCGGCGACTCCCGTGTCAAGGAGGTTGAGTTCGTCAAAAGCAGCGGTCGAGCTAGGGATTGCCCTAAAGATAACAAACCTGAATTTGCGATTCTGGGTCGTTCTAATGTCGGTAAATCTTCCCTTATCAATGCTCTTGTTCGCAAAAAGGAAGTTGCTCTTACTTCTAAGAAGCCAG GGAAGACGCAGCTGATTAATCACTTCTTGGTGAATAAAAGCTGGTACATTGTGGACTTACCAGGCTATGG TTTTGCCAAAGCCTCCGAAACTGCTCGAATGGATTGGTCCTCATTCACAAAAGGGTATTTTATGAACCGAGATACTTTAGTAGCCGTGCTGCTTCTCATTGATGCAAGTGTTCCACCTCAAAAAATAGACTTAGATTGCGCCAATTGGCTGGGCCGAAATAAC ATACCGATGACGTTTGTGTTCACAAAATGTGACAAAATGAAGGTGAGCAAAGGAAAAAGACCCGACGAGAACATCAGGGAGTTTCAACAACTTATCAGACAGAATTACAAGGTACATCCTTCTTGGATCATGACTAGTAGCGTCACAGGTTTAGGTCGGGATGAATTACTTCTACACATGTCCCAACTGAGGAATTATTGGGATCAATAA
- the LOC103497359 gene encoding protein CYSTEINE-RICH TRANSMEMBRANE MODULE 13-like, with translation MSYYDHQQPPVGAPPPQGFPPKDSYPPPGYPVQGYPAAQGYPPPPPPPPGYAPQYSQPPPKNESTGCLEGCLAALCCCCLLDACF, from the exons ATGAGCTACTACGACCACCAACAGCCCCCCGTCGGGGCTCCCCCACCGCAAG gGTTCCCTCCCAAGGATTCTTACCCTCCACCAGGGTACCCTGTTCAAGGCTACCCAGCAGCTCAAGGGTATCCTCCTccgccaccgccgccgccgGGGTATGCCCCACAGTATAGTCAACCTCCTCCCAAGAATGAATCAACCGGTTGCCTTGAAGGATG TTTAGCAGCACTTTGTTGCTGTTGTCTATTGGATGCTTGCTTCTAA
- the LOC103497358 gene encoding peroxidase 51-like — protein MRGISRMVVSSFVGFVLVLTTLLAVVPTTEAQLRRDFYADVCPNVESIVRSAVTKKFKQTFVTVPATVRLFFHDCFVQGCDASVMIASDGSNTAEKDHPDNLSLAGDGFDTVIKAKAAVDAVPGCKNKVSCADILVMATRDVISLARGPSYAVELGRKDGLVSRASDVEGKLPQPTFNLNQLNAMFAANGLSQADMIALSAAHTVGFSHCSKFADRIYNFSRTNPVDPTLNPTYAKKLQEMCPKDVDPRIAIDMDPNTPRRFDNMYFKNLQQGMGLFTSDQILFTDPRSRSTVKVWAHSGQTFYKAFINAMTKLGRVGVKTGSDGNIRTDCGVFNS, from the exons atgagaGGGATTAGTAGAATGGTCGTAAGCTCTTTTGTGGGTTTTGTTCTTGTTTTGACAACTTTGTTGGCGGTTGTTCCCACGACGGAGGCTCAGCTCCGACGAGATTTCTATGCCGATGTATGCCCTAATGTTGAGAGTATAGTTCGAAGCGCTGTGACGAAGAAGTTCAAACAAACGTTTGTTACTGTTCCTGCTACTGTTCGCCTCTTCTTCCATGATTGCTTTGTTCAG GGATGTGATGCGTCAGTGATGATCGCTTCAGATGGAAGCAACACGGCAGAGAAGGATCATCCTGATAATCTTTCGTTAGCCGGTGATGGATTCGATACTGTTATCAAAGCTAAAGCAGCAGTTGACGCTGTGCCGGGATGTAAAAACAAAGTCTCATGTGCTGATATTCTCGTCATGGCTACTCGAGATGTCATTTCATTG GCGAGAGGACCTTCATATGCAGTGGAGTTGGGAAGAAAAGATGGGCTTGTTTCCAGGGCTTCAGATGTCGAAGGAAAATTGCCTCAACCAACCTTTAATCTCAATCAACTTAATGCTATGTTTGCTGCCAATGGTCTTTCTCAAGCTGACATGATTGCTCTCTCTG CGGCACACACCGTAGGATTCTCCCATTGCAGCAAATTTGCAGATAGAATATACAATTTCAGTCGTACAAATCCAGTTGATCCAACGTTAAATCCGACATATGCAAAAAAGCTTCAAGAGATGTGTCCCAAAGATGTGGATCCAAGGATAGCCATTGACATGGATCCAAACACCCCTAGAAGGTTTGATAATATGTACTTCAAAAATCTCCAACAAGGAATGGGCCTTTTCACTTCTGACCAAATCCTCTTCACTGACCCAAGGTCTAGGTCCACTGTCAAGGTTTGGGCTCATAGTGGTCAAACCTTCTACAAAGCCTTCATTAATGCCATGACCAAGTTGGGTCGGGTCGGTGTCAAGACCGGATCCGATGGTAACATTCGTACTGACTGTGGTGTTTTCAACTCTTGA